AACGACGTAGGCGGCGACGAGGACGAAATTCACCCCGAGACAGCTCGCCAGCCCGAACCGGTAGTAGCTGACGACCAGCCCGACCGAGAGCGCCGCGAGCCCTTCGACGGGGAACGACCCCGGGACCACGACGAACGGGACTCGGACTCCCAGGCTGAACGTGGGCGAGACGGTCGCGCTCCGGACCAGCAGGATGGCGGCCGCCGCGCAGGTCGTGGCGTTCCAGAGCCGGCGGCTGTGTCGCTCGTTGGTCTCGAACACCCAGGACGGGAGGCTCCGGGCGGTCACGCTTCGTGTAACTCCACCGACCGTTGTAGCTCTTCTGGGCGGTCGCGGCCGGGAACTCCCGACGGCAGTGGTCTCACGACACCCGACAGCGCCGCGACTGCCGCCCTCACCAACTTCCGGTGCCAGAACACGTCGCCCTCGTCAGGCGCTCAGTCATCCTATTTAAACCCTTCCCGGGAAATCGAGTGGTGACCCCTCACACACCGCTGGCGGTGGTTGTGGGGGGTGCTTGGAAAGTTTTATATAGAACCGCTAACGATGAATAGATGAACCTCAACCATGTCATCTGGCCAGCGACGCATGGGTGGACAGCCGATGTTCATCCTCAACGAGGACAGTGAACGCACGCAAGGGAAAGACGCCCAGAGCTCCAACATCACGGCCGGCAAGGCCGTCAGCGAGTCCGTACGGACCACACTCGGTCCGCGCGGCATGGACAAGATGCTCGTCTCCGACAGCGGCGACGTCGTCATCACGAACGACGGCGCGACCATCCTGGACGAGATGGACATCGAGCACCCGGCCGCCCAGATGATCTCCGAGGTCGCCGAGACCCAGGAGACCGAGGTCGGCGACGGGACGACCACCGCCGCGGTGCTCGCCGGCGAACTGCTCAGCCAGGCCGAGGACCTGCTCGACGACGACGTCCACCCGACGACCATCGTCGAGGGGTACTACGCGGCCCTCTCGATGGCCCACGAGGCCATCGACGAGATCAAGCTCGACGAGGAGCTCGACGACGACCTCCTCGAGACCGTCGCCCGCTCGTCGATGACCGGCAAGGGCACCGGCGACGTCTCCGCCGAGCGCCTCGCCGAGACCGTCGTCGACGCCGTCCGCCGCGTCGAGGACGACGCCGGCGTCGTCCGCGACAACATCACCGTCTACACCCAGACGGGCTCGTCGTCCTCGGCCACCCGTCTGGTCGACGGCGTCCTCATCGACGAGGAGCCGGTCCACGACAACATGCCGCGCTCGTTCGACGACCCGCAGATCGCCTTCGTCAACGACGACATCGAGGTCCGCGAGGCCTCCATCGACGCCGAGTACAACGTCTCCAGCGTCGACGATCTCAACACCGCCATCGAGGCCGAGGAGTCGGAACTGCGCGGCTACGCCGAGCACGTTCTCGACCTCGACGTCGACGTGCTGTTCGTCGACGGCGACGTCGCGGACCAGGTCGCCGCCATCCTCGCCAAGAACGACGTTGCCGCCTTCGAGGTCGGCGACGACGAGGGCGAGGAGCTCGCCCACGCCACCGGCCTCTCCCGCGCGGCGGGCGTCCAGGAGCTCGAAGCCGACGACCTGGGCTCTGCAGGTTCGCTCTCCGTCGAGAAGTTCGGTGACAACTACGTCACCTTCCTCGAGGACGGCGACGCGGGCCAGTCGGTCACCGTCTTCGCCCGCGGCGGCACCGAGCACGTCACCGACGAGCTCGAGCGCGTGCTCGGCGACGCGCTCGACGTCGTGACGGCCGCCCTCGACAAGGGCGGCGTCGTCCCCGGCGCCGGCGCCACCGAGATCGCCGTCGCCGACCACATCCGTAGCGAGGCCGCCAGCGTCGAGGGCCGCAAGCAGCTCGCCGTCGAGGCCTTCGCCGACGCCGTCGACGTCCTCCCGCGCACGCTCGCCGAGAACACGGGTATGGACCCCATCGACGCGCTCGTCGATCTGCGCGCCGAGTACGAGAGCGAGGGCATCGCCGGCATCATCTCCGAAGGCCAGACCGGCGTCATCGACGACCCCGTCGACCTGGGCGTCCTCGACCCCGTCGCCGTCAAGGACGAGGCCGTCGAGTCCGCCGCCGAGGCCGCCACGATGATCGTCCGCATCGACGACGTCATCTCCGCGAGCTAATCGGCCGATCCCCTACCACCGAAATTTTTCGCCGTCTCGACCGAGGAGCCGAGCGTCTCGCCCGTCCGTACGCGAGTCCCAATTTCTGCAGGTCCAGCTTCGACGGAGAGCCTACGTCGACCACGACGCGACCGAGGAGGAAGTCGAGCCGGTCGGACCGGAGATCGTCCCAGTGACGCGGTCGGGCCCGGCCACGGCCCGCGAAACCGAGGGCGGCCCTCGCCCGCTGCTCGCTCAGTCGTCTTCGTCGCTCGCCCAGCGCTCGGAGACGTCGTCCTTGGCGATCGTCCGGAGGCGCTGGACGCCGCCGAACTCGTCGATCACGGCGGCGACCACGTCGGGGACCCGATCCGCCCAGGTGTCGTCGGCGAGCATCCGGTCGCGGATGTCGCTGCCCTCCAGGCGGTCGCGGTCGAACATCGGGGAGTCGCGCACCTCGATGCCCCGTTCCTCGAACAGCTGCACCACGAGGGGGTTGTTCGAGTAGGCCACGTCGAAACTGGGGGACATGCTCTGGATGTGGCTGACCCAGACGGCGTTGCGGTCGATGTCCTCGATAGGGACGACGTATGTCGGGACGTCAACGTCCTGGACGGCCTTGCTCACCATCATCACGCGCTCGCCCGCGGTGAAGGGGTTGCGGACGGTGTGAGACACGTCCGCGCTCCCGATCCCGAGGACGAGTTCGTCCACCTCGTCGACGATGTGGTCGACCATCGCCCGGTGGCCGTCGTGGAACGGCTGGAAGCGCCCGATGTAGAACCCGCGCGTCATACGCCACCGTGTGCGGAGCGACCACATTAACCCCCGTCATCTACCCACGGCTCTAGCCGTGGGCTTGAGCGGTGGACTCCCCGTCTGCCGACAACGTGTCGTAGGTGGTGTACTCACCGTTCAGGGTGACTCGCCCGCCCGGACGGCGGGCCGTCTCCGGCCGACCGTCGGGGACGGACGGACGGTCGTCGCGCCTCGCGGCCGGCGGCCCCGAACCGGCGGCGACGCCCGCTCGACCGGCCCGCGTGGGAGTGCTAGACACGCCCTGTTTTTTCGGGACTGTTCGGTAGGAGCCGTGTACTCCGAGCCCACCGATACCACCCACGTCCGGCGATTTGAGCGTGTTATCGGGACGTGCTGTGGGAGAAAGTATATCAATAAACAGCCCTTGGCTTCTGATGTCAGAATCGTTTATATGAGTGAGAATATCGACACCGACGATCCGTCCGCCGACGACGCGGACGAGACCGAGGAGGTCGGCGTGGCCGACGAGACGCCGGACTCGACCCCCGACGAGCGGGGCGACGAGCCGGGGTCGCCGGGCGACGCCGAGAGCGGCGACGAGTCGGGCGTCGGCGAGTCCGGGGACGGCGGGTCCGCGGTCACCGTCGACGGCGACGACAGCCTGGGTAGCACCGTCGAGATCGACGCCGACGAGGCCGCCGTCGAGGACGCCGCCGAAGATCTGCTCGGCGGGCTCGACGTCGAGACCACCGCCGACATCGAGGTGCCCGACCGACTGGTCGACCAGGTCATCGGGCAGGACCACGCCCGCGACGTGGTGATGAAAGCGGCCAAACAGCGCCGTCACGTGATGATGATCGGCTCGCCCGGGACGGGCAAGTCGATGCTGGCCAAGGCGATGAGCCAGCTGCTCCCCAAAGAGGAGCTGCAGGACGTACTCGTCTACCACAACCCCGACGACGGCAACGAGCCGAAGATCCGCACCGTGCCGGCGGGGAAGGGCGAACAGATCGTGGACGCCCACAAGGAGGAGGCGCGCAAGCGCAACCAGATGCGGTCGTTCCTGATGTGGATCATCATCGCGATCATCATCGGGTACGCGCTGCTCATCCAGGGGTCGGTCCTGTTGGGCATCCTCGCGGCCGGGGTCGTCTACCTCGCGTTCCGCTACGGCTCGCGCGGCAACGACGCGATGATCCCGAACCTGCTGGTCAACAACGCCAACCAGCAGACCGCGCCGTTCGAGGACGCCACCGGCGCCCACGCGGGTGCGCTGCTGGGCGACGTCCGCCACGACCCGTTCCAGTCCGGCGGCATGGAGACGCCGAGCCACGACCGCGTCGAAGCCGGCGGCATCCACAAGGCCAACAAGGGCGTGCTGTTCGTCGACGAGATCAACACGCTCGACATCCGCTCCCAGCAGAAGCTGATGACGGCCATCCAGGAGGGCGAGTTCTCCATCACGGGCCAGTCCGAGCGCTCCTCGGGCGCGATGGTCCAGACCGAACCCGTCCCGACGGACTTCATCATGGTCGCCGCGGGGAACCTCGACGCCATGGAGAACATGCACCCCGCCCTGCGCTCGCGTATCAAGGGCTACGGGTACGAGGTGTACATGGACGACACTATCGAGGACGACGCCGAGATGCGGCGGAAGTACGCCCGCTTCGTCGCCCAGGAAGTCGAGAAAGACGGTCGTCTGCCCCACTTCGACGAGGAGGCCGTCGAAGAGGTCATCCTCGAGGCCCGTCGCCGTTCGGGCCGCAAGGGCCACCTCTCGCTGAAGCTCCGCGACCTCGGTGGGCTGGTCCGCGTCGCGGGCGACATCGCCCGCGCCGAGGACAAGGAGTTCACCGAACGGGGCGACGTGCTCCAGGCCAAGCGCCGGTCGCGCTCGATCGAGCAGCAGCTCGCGGACAACTACATCGAGCGCCGCAAGGACTACGAGCTCACCGTCAACGAGGGCGACGTGGTCGGTCGCGTCAACGGCCTCGCGGTCATGGGCGAGGACTCCGGGATCGTCCTCCCCGTCATGGCCGAGGTCACTCCCTCGCAGGGCGCCGGCGAAGTGATCGCCACCGGGCAACTGCAGGAGATGGCCGAGGAGGCCGTGCAGAACGTCTCGGCCATCATCAAGAAGTTCAGCGACGAGGACATCTCCGAGCAGGACGTCCACATCCAGTTCGTCCAGGCCGGCGAGGGCGGCGTCGACGGCGACTCCGCCTCTATCACGGTCGCGACCGCGGTCATCTCCGCGCTCGAAGACGTGCCCGTCGAGCAGAACCTCGCGATGACCGGCTCGCTGTCGGTCCGGGGCGACGTGCTCCCGGTCGGTGGCGTCACCCACAAGATCGAGGCCGCGGCCAAGTCCGGCCTCGACACGGTCATCATCCCCAAGGCGAACGAGCAGGACGTGATGATCGAAGACGAATTCAAAGACGAGATCGAGATCGTCCCCGTCCAGCACATCTCCGAGGTGCTGGAGGTCGCGCTGGCCGGCGAGCCCGAGAAGGACTCGCTGGTCGACCGCCTCAAGTCCATCACGGGCAAGGCGCTCGAGCAGCGCGAAGTCGGTCAGACCGGCGGCTCGCCGAGCCCGCAGTAGTCGCGGCACCTCGATCCGCACCGCGCCGTTCGAACCGCGAATTCGCTTTCTTCGGCTCCGAAACGACTTTCGACCGTCGAGTCTCAACTGAGGGTGTGACGCTACAGCCGGCCGTCGTCGGCGCGCCCCTCCAGACGTTGCCCGTCCCCGAGACGGATCTCGCGGGGTTCGCCTGGCTCGTCGCCGTCGTCCTGACTGGCTTTCTCATCCTCGCGCGGCTCTCCCAGGGCGTCGTCGACGGCGACGAGGGCGGCGACGAAGCCGACGGCCATAGAGAGGGCGACGATACGAACCCGAGACGGCCGCAGGCGCCGAGTCGGCCGGGGTTCGACGGTCGCGACCGCCGCCCGACGGACCGAACGACGGCCGACGGCGAGCACGATCCGGACGAAGACGCTCCGGGGTCGTCGTCGGTCGCGCACCCGCTGGCGCCCGACGGCGCACTGGAGTCGACCGAGGACGGGGGGCGGCCCGGAGCCGTCGATGGGGGCGTGGGGGAGCGACCGATCGAGCCCGCAGTCGCGCACAACGCCCGAGAGGACCCGGCGATGTCGCCCGGACTCCTGTTGCTGAACGTGGCGCTGACGCAGGGACTGTTCGGCGCGCTCCTCGCGGGCGGCGCCTGGTACTTCGGCGTCCCGCTGGACGTGCTGGGGGTCGGCGGCGACGCGCTCTCGACGGGACTGCCGGCGATCGCCGTCGGTGTCGGCTTCGGGGTCGTCCTCTGGGTCGGCAACGAACTCGCCTCGGGGCTGGCGGCGTCGTCGGGCGCCGACTACGACGAGGGACTGCGCGAGTTGCTCGCGCCGGAGGGCGTCCGCGGCTGGGGGCTACTCCTGGGGGCGACGCTACCGACCATCGCGGTCGTCGAGGAGTTCGTCTTCCGGGCGGCCGTGGTCGGCGCGGTGACACCGGTGGTGGGCACGTCACCGTGGGTCCTCGCGGTCGTCTCCTCGATCGCGTTCGCGCTCGGCCACGGCGCCCAGGGCCGCGTCGGCGTGCTCGTCACCGGCGGGCTGGGCATGGCGCTCGCGGCCGGGTTCGTCCTCACCGACAGCCTCCTCGTGGTGGTCGTCGCCCACTACCTCGTCAACGCGCTGGAGTTCCTCGCCCACGAAGGACTGGGGCTGCCCGACCCCGTCTGGTCGTGACCGATCGGTGAGCGGGCCAGGGTGAAGCCGCGTCCGCTCGCTTTTTTACCCCGTCTCACGGCCCTCTCGATGGTACCGAGCGTGTCATCTAACCGTTGTCGAGCGGTCGTTTCACGCCGCCAGGCGGCAGATCGTTCGCTCAGTACGCATGTCCACTTATCAGCTGTTTCGAGTGAACGAGTCGCGGAACGAAGTCGACCGATAGCAACCGCACTCGCTGGAGATAGCAGGCGATGAACGCCCTCGGCGCGCTCGCGGTCGCTGAACGAGATATTCTCGTTCACTGCGTTCACTCGAATAGTGCTCGCTCAGCCGACTTCGTTCGCTTCGCTCACCGCGAGCGCGTCTCGCCCGTTCAGTCCACCAGGAATTCCTTGCACAGCACCGAAGACGGCCACAACCCTCCCCAGCCGATTCGCTCGCTCCCTTCGGTCGCTCACTCATCCCTCGCACGGCGCCGGCTCGCGACCCTCGCAGTACTCGGGCACGCTCGCCAGCGCGCGCCACCGCAACTACTCACTACGTCACCTCTACCGAGCATCCGCACGCCGCAGGCGCGCGGTTCGACGCGGCGAGTGCGCGAAGCGCACGAGCCGCGCTTTTTCACCCATGTTTTTCGCTCGGGGGTTCCCGCAGCGACCGCAGGGAGCGAGGACACCCCCGAGCGAAAAAGATGGTCCCTAGAGCCCTTCGAGCGAGCGGAGGCGTTGCTCGACCTCCGCGGGGGCGGCGCTGGGACCGTCGCGAACGCGATGATCCGGGATCAGGAGCGGTGCGGGGTTGTCGGCCAGCGCCGACCGGGCGGTCCGGACGTCCTCCTCGTCGTCGGGGTCGCTGTCGGGCGTCATCCGGACGAGTTGCGCGACGCTCACCTGCTCGCCGTGGGGGATCTCCCGAACGGTCTCCAGCACCGCGCGTCGGTCGGTCGGGACCGTCAGCGCGACGGTCACGTCGGTGAAGTCGTCCTCGGCGCCGGCGAGGTACTCCTCGATCCGGTCGAGCAGCCCGTGGTCGGTCCCGGCGTTCTCGTCGGGCGCGTTCGGGAACGACAGCGAGAGTACCCGGCCCTGTGCCTCTCCGAACTGAACGTACCGGTCGAGGTACGACGACTCCCGCGCGTAGATCCCCGCCTCCTCGTTCATACCACCGTCTCCGTCCGGTCGGAACTTGAAGATTTGTTCCGCAGGCGGGGACGGCCAGTCGACGGTCGGTCCACACGTGGGTTCCGAGGGCGCCGATCACCCGGGCAGGTCGGCGTCGGCGTCGACGGTGTGGTCGGGTTCCGGCGGCAGTTCCCAGTCGGTCGTCAGTTCGAGCAGCTGGACGAGCATGTTGGCGGTCGCGCCCCAGACGGTGAACCCCCCGACGTGGAAGAAGTGCAGGCGGATCTCGCCGTAGTGGGGATGGTCGCGGCGCTCGCTCTCGTAGTTGTCGGCGTCGACGAGCCCGGCGACGGGAAGGACGGCCACTTCGGCGACTTCCTCGTCGTTCGGGAGATACTCGCGGTCGGCGACGCGAGCGACGAACGGACGGACGAGGTAATCGGTGATCGTCCGGATGTCGTCGAGACGCCCGACGATCTGAGCTTCCTCGGCGCGGAGGCCGACTTCCTCGCCGGCCTCTCGCAACGCGGTCGCGAGCAGGTCGGTGTCCTCGGGCTCGCGGCCGCCACCGGGGAAGCTCATCTGGCCGGGGTGGTCGCTGAGGTGGTCGGCGCGCTTGGTAAACAGGACGTGGTCGGCGCCGTCGCGGGTGACGACCGGCGCCAGGACCGCCGCCTCGCGCTCCTCGCCGGTGAGACGGTCGCTCCCGTCGGCTCGCGACCCGTCGGCCGGCAGGCCGACCGGGTCGCGCTCTCGCACCCGCGACAGGTCCATACGCGGAGCAACGGGGCGGGTGGTCTTAACTGACGGGTTACCTTCGAAGGAAGGACCCGACGCGGATCGAGCGCGAGCTCACACGTCGTCGAGTCGCTCGCGCAGCTCGGCGGTGTCGACGCCGGCCCAGCTTTCGAGGTCGTAACAGACTTCGACGAGCGCGTCGGCACGGTCGCCGTCGCCGGCCTTCGCGACTTCGACGGCCCGGGCGTCGAGCCGCTCTCGAGCGGCCGCCGCGGCGGTCTCGCGGTCGACCGACCGCGCCTCGACGTCCATGATGTGCGGGAGGTCCTCGGCGTGGTCGGGCAGCGTCGGGAAGGCCGTCGGTCCCGCGACGAGTAGCGTCGTTTCGTCGCGCTCGACCGGGACGAGGTGATAGCGCTCGACGGCCGCCTCGACGGCCGCGGCGACGGCGTCGGGGTCGGGCTCCTCGCCGCGCTTGTACGCCAACTCTTCGAGCGCGCGGTGGAGTTCCTCGCGGGTGAGCCCCCCGAAGAGGTCGACCACTCCCGCGAGTTCGTCGGCGACGAGACTCATACCCGGGGCCACGACGCCGGCCCATTTCAGCGTTCGCCTCCGCTCGTGTGACGGCGTTCGGTTCGGTGTGCGAGCTGAGCAGTGATCTCTGGTGAACGAGTCGCGAAACGAAGTCGAGCGACAGCGACCGCACTTTCTGACGACAGCAAGCGACGAAAGCCCTCGCCGCGCTCGCCTTGAAACGGATCGACCTCACGCGACAGCAAGCGACGAAAGCCCTCGACGCGCTCGTCTTGAAACGGATCGACCTCACGCGACAACAAGCGACGAAAGCCCTCGACGCGCTCGTCTTGAAACGGATCGACCTCACGCGACAGCAAGCGACGAAAGCCCTCGACGCGCTCGTCTTGAAACGGATCGACCTCACGCGACA
This DNA window, taken from Halosimplex litoreum, encodes the following:
- the thsA gene encoding thermosome subunit alpha; amino-acid sequence: MGGQPMFILNEDSERTQGKDAQSSNITAGKAVSESVRTTLGPRGMDKMLVSDSGDVVITNDGATILDEMDIEHPAAQMISEVAETQETEVGDGTTTAAVLAGELLSQAEDLLDDDVHPTTIVEGYYAALSMAHEAIDEIKLDEELDDDLLETVARSSMTGKGTGDVSAERLAETVVDAVRRVEDDAGVVRDNITVYTQTGSSSSATRLVDGVLIDEEPVHDNMPRSFDDPQIAFVNDDIEVREASIDAEYNVSSVDDLNTAIEAEESELRGYAEHVLDLDVDVLFVDGDVADQVAAILAKNDVAAFEVGDDEGEELAHATGLSRAAGVQELEADDLGSAGSLSVEKFGDNYVTFLEDGDAGQSVTVFARGGTEHVTDELERVLGDALDVVTAALDKGGVVPGAGATEIAVADHIRSEAASVEGRKQLAVEAFADAVDVLPRTLAENTGMDPIDALVDLRAEYESEGIAGIISEGQTGVIDDPVDLGVLDPVAVKDEAVESAAEAATMIVRIDDVISAS
- a CDS encoding CPBP family intramembrane glutamic endopeptidase: MTLQPAVVGAPLQTLPVPETDLAGFAWLVAVVLTGFLILARLSQGVVDGDEGGDEADGHREGDDTNPRRPQAPSRPGFDGRDRRPTDRTTADGEHDPDEDAPGSSSVAHPLAPDGALESTEDGGRPGAVDGGVGERPIEPAVAHNAREDPAMSPGLLLLNVALTQGLFGALLAGGAWYFGVPLDVLGVGGDALSTGLPAIAVGVGFGVVLWVGNELASGLAASSGADYDEGLRELLAPEGVRGWGLLLGATLPTIAVVEEFVFRAAVVGAVTPVVGTSPWVLAVVSSIAFALGHGAQGRVGVLVTGGLGMALAAGFVLTDSLLVVVVAHYLVNALEFLAHEGLGLPDPVWS
- a CDS encoding NUDIX hydrolase, which gives rise to MDLSRVRERDPVGLPADGSRADGSDRLTGEEREAAVLAPVVTRDGADHVLFTKRADHLSDHPGQMSFPGGGREPEDTDLLATALREAGEEVGLRAEEAQIVGRLDDIRTITDYLVRPFVARVADREYLPNDEEVAEVAVLPVAGLVDADNYESERRDHPHYGEIRLHFFHVGGFTVWGATANMLVQLLELTTDWELPPEPDHTVDADADLPG
- a CDS encoding MGMT family protein, encoding MNEEAGIYARESSYLDRYVQFGEAQGRVLSLSFPNAPDENAGTDHGLLDRIEEYLAGAEDDFTDVTVALTVPTDRRAVLETVREIPHGEQVSVAQLVRMTPDSDPDDEEDVRTARSALADNPAPLLIPDHRVRDGPSAAPAEVEQRLRSLEGL
- a CDS encoding nicotinamide-nucleotide adenylyltransferase, whose amino-acid sequence is MTRGFYIGRFQPFHDGHRAMVDHIVDEVDELVLGIGSADVSHTVRNPFTAGERVMMVSKAVQDVDVPTYVVPIEDIDRNAVWVSHIQSMSPSFDVAYSNNPLVVQLFEERGIEVRDSPMFDRDRLEGSDIRDRMLADDTWADRVPDVVAAVIDEFGGVQRLRTIAKDDVSERWASDEDD
- the lonB gene encoding ATP-dependent protease LonB — protein: MSENIDTDDPSADDADETEEVGVADETPDSTPDERGDEPGSPGDAESGDESGVGESGDGGSAVTVDGDDSLGSTVEIDADEAAVEDAAEDLLGGLDVETTADIEVPDRLVDQVIGQDHARDVVMKAAKQRRHVMMIGSPGTGKSMLAKAMSQLLPKEELQDVLVYHNPDDGNEPKIRTVPAGKGEQIVDAHKEEARKRNQMRSFLMWIIIAIIIGYALLIQGSVLLGILAAGVVYLAFRYGSRGNDAMIPNLLVNNANQQTAPFEDATGAHAGALLGDVRHDPFQSGGMETPSHDRVEAGGIHKANKGVLFVDEINTLDIRSQQKLMTAIQEGEFSITGQSERSSGAMVQTEPVPTDFIMVAAGNLDAMENMHPALRSRIKGYGYEVYMDDTIEDDAEMRRKYARFVAQEVEKDGRLPHFDEEAVEEVILEARRRSGRKGHLSLKLRDLGGLVRVAGDIARAEDKEFTERGDVLQAKRRSRSIEQQLADNYIERRKDYELTVNEGDVVGRVNGLAVMGEDSGIVLPVMAEVTPSQGAGEVIATGQLQEMAEEAVQNVSAIIKKFSDEDISEQDVHIQFVQAGEGGVDGDSASITVATAVISALEDVPVEQNLAMTGSLSVRGDVLPVGGVTHKIEAAAKSGLDTVIIPKANEQDVMIEDEFKDEIEIVPVQHISEVLEVALAGEPEKDSLVDRLKSITGKALEQREVGQTGGSPSPQ
- a CDS encoding DUF7109 family protein produces the protein MSLVADELAGVVDLFGGLTREELHRALEELAYKRGEEPDPDAVAAAVEAAVERYHLVPVERDETTLLVAGPTAFPTLPDHAEDLPHIMDVEARSVDRETAAAAARERLDARAVEVAKAGDGDRADALVEVCYDLESWAGVDTAELRERLDDV